A DNA window from Allokutzneria albata contains the following coding sequences:
- a CDS encoding 2-hydroxyacid dehydrogenase: MTLTVLVPDDHGVAALSTVDGVRAVVLDLSDPAQLAGADVLVPPFLSVCKLVSAMEQMPKLRLVQLLTAGAEAWLGRLPEGVRLSNCRGAHGGSTAEWVFAALLSIYRELPAFDAARRAGEWDYHVTDTMQDKRMLVVGAGDLGEQLRRRFDAFDAHTTLVGTRARDGVHGVDELPALLGEHDAVIMVVPMTDATRHMVDAEFLSRMRDGAILVNAARGPVVHTEALVAELNSGRLRAALDVTDPEPLPPGHPLWTAPNLLLTPHVAGSVTVREKRAWGIAARQIAQFAAGKDPDNLIRGAY, encoded by the coding sequence GTGACGTTGACCGTGCTCGTTCCCGATGACCACGGAGTCGCTGCTTTGTCCACTGTGGATGGAGTGCGCGCCGTGGTGCTCGACCTGTCCGACCCCGCCCAGTTGGCCGGCGCGGACGTGCTCGTCCCGCCGTTCCTCTCGGTCTGCAAGCTCGTCTCCGCCATGGAGCAGATGCCCAAGCTCCGGCTCGTGCAGCTGCTCACCGCGGGTGCGGAGGCGTGGCTGGGCCGCCTGCCCGAGGGCGTGCGGCTGTCGAACTGCCGCGGCGCGCACGGCGGCAGCACCGCGGAGTGGGTCTTCGCCGCGCTGCTGTCGATCTACCGCGAGCTGCCCGCGTTCGACGCGGCCCGACGCGCGGGCGAGTGGGACTACCACGTCACGGACACCATGCAGGACAAGCGGATGCTCGTGGTGGGCGCGGGCGACCTCGGCGAGCAGCTGCGCCGCCGGTTCGACGCCTTCGACGCGCACACCACGCTCGTGGGGACCAGGGCGCGGGATGGCGTGCACGGTGTGGACGAGCTGCCCGCCCTGCTCGGCGAGCACGACGCGGTGATCATGGTGGTGCCGATGACGGACGCGACGCGGCACATGGTCGACGCGGAGTTCCTGTCCCGCATGCGCGATGGCGCGATCCTGGTGAACGCGGCGCGTGGCCCGGTGGTGCACACCGAGGCGTTGGTGGCCGAGCTGAACTCGGGGCGCCTGCGCGCGGCGCTGGACGTCACCGACCCGGAGCCGCTGCCGCCCGGCCATCCACTGTGGACGGCGCCGAACCTGTTGCTCACCCCGCACGTCGCGGGCAGCGTGACCGTCCGCGAGAAGCGGGCGTGGGGCATCGCCGCCCGCCAGATCGCCCAGTTCGCCGCCGGCAAGGACCCCGACAACCTCATCCGCGGCGCCTACTGA
- a CDS encoding GH92 family glycosyl hydrolase, translating to MSGPCLARLPLVLAAVGSLLVGGVQATAAPVPMLDPASGSSARAEAISDPAQYVNTFVGTKPGGPDFGHGGGAGNTFPGADAPFGMLQWSPDTVTHQHGGYHYEDNRIRGFSLTHISGPGCSDHGNIPFLPVLGDQPVEHHTFSHANESASPGTYGVRFDNGIRADLAVTQRSGIARFTYPAGQRASLTADAARGFNPATGAITIGTSTLTGFTDSGGFCGTGNRYRLYFHAVFDQPFVQSGIVSKDNRVDRTRKTAESTKDAPAAKALVSFASSTVTARVGVSYVSLEGAKANLDAEQGTRTFEQVRDGTRATWNELLGRISVTGGTDTQRSRLYTNLYHSLLHPNVFSDVDGSYIGFDRRIHKLPAGRVQHATFSGWDVYRSQVQLVALLAPKEASDIAQSAVNQATQGGYFDRWTVANGGTGVMNGDPMSIIVASMHAFGATNFNTADALQRMVTGSRDPRQRPGHVQYDGQSYIPAGTSGVWGTASTTLEYTSADFAVSQFAARIGDNATHELFLRRAQNWRSLLNSGIKTIQPRNGDGTWTPFSPAQENEYVEGNGAQYSWMVPYNHRGLFDAMGGNAAVLSRLDTFFTELNAGPKKPYAYLGNEPTLNTPWAYAYAGAPYKTQDIVRRALTSIFKPAPDGYVGNDDLGQMASWGVWAALGMYPEAPGRSELVLASPLFPEITITRGNGVTIKITAPQASDTNKYVQSLRVNGQTSAKPWVGEDMVRNGGTLDYTLGASPNTTWGSAAADAPPSFDVGPAQPRTGPVTGLAAKCVDVNQGATADGTKVQLWDCNGGTAQQWTFASDGTVRALGKCLDVSNSGTANGTKVQLWQCNGTSAQQWWPKAGGGMVSPMSGRCLDVPNSTTTNGTQLQIFDCNGSGAQIWRIPGDA from the coding sequence ATGAGCGGCCCCTGCTTAGCTCGTCTGCCCCTTGTTCTCGCCGCCGTCGGCTCACTGCTGGTCGGCGGCGTCCAGGCCACTGCAGCGCCAGTGCCGATGCTCGATCCCGCAAGCGGATCTTCGGCGCGCGCCGAGGCGATCAGTGATCCCGCCCAGTACGTGAACACCTTCGTCGGGACGAAGCCCGGCGGCCCCGACTTCGGGCACGGCGGCGGCGCGGGCAACACCTTCCCGGGCGCCGACGCGCCGTTCGGGATGCTTCAGTGGAGCCCGGACACCGTGACCCACCAGCACGGCGGCTACCACTACGAGGACAACCGCATCCGCGGCTTCAGCCTCACCCACATCTCCGGCCCGGGGTGCAGCGACCACGGCAACATCCCGTTCCTGCCGGTGCTCGGCGATCAGCCCGTGGAGCACCACACGTTCTCCCACGCGAACGAGAGCGCGTCGCCCGGCACGTACGGAGTGCGCTTCGACAACGGCATTCGCGCCGACCTCGCCGTGACGCAGAGGTCCGGCATCGCGCGCTTCACCTACCCAGCGGGCCAACGCGCGTCGCTGACGGCTGACGCGGCACGTGGCTTCAACCCCGCAACGGGTGCGATCACCATCGGCACCAGCACGTTGACCGGGTTCACCGACAGCGGTGGTTTCTGCGGCACGGGGAACCGATACCGGCTGTACTTCCACGCTGTCTTCGACCAGCCCTTTGTGCAGTCGGGAATCGTCAGCAAGGACAACCGCGTCGACCGCACGCGGAAGACTGCAGAGTCCACTAAGGACGCTCCAGCGGCGAAGGCTCTGGTGTCCTTCGCATCCTCGACAGTGACCGCGCGCGTCGGCGTCTCCTACGTGAGTCTTGAAGGCGCGAAAGCCAACCTCGACGCGGAGCAGGGCACACGCACGTTCGAGCAGGTCCGTGACGGCACCAGGGCGACGTGGAACGAGCTGCTGGGCAGGATCTCGGTCACCGGCGGCACGGACACGCAGCGGAGCAGGCTCTACACGAACCTGTACCACTCGCTGTTGCACCCCAATGTGTTCAGCGACGTCGACGGCAGCTACATCGGCTTCGACCGCCGGATCCACAAGCTCCCAGCCGGGCGTGTCCAGCACGCCACGTTCTCGGGCTGGGACGTTTACCGCTCACAGGTGCAACTCGTCGCGTTGTTGGCGCCCAAGGAGGCATCCGACATCGCGCAATCCGCGGTGAACCAGGCGACGCAGGGCGGTTACTTCGACAGGTGGACTGTGGCCAACGGGGGCACCGGTGTCATGAACGGTGACCCGATGTCCATCATCGTGGCGAGCATGCACGCGTTCGGCGCCACCAACTTCAACACCGCGGACGCGTTGCAACGCATGGTCACCGGCAGTCGCGATCCTCGCCAACGCCCCGGGCACGTCCAGTACGACGGGCAGAGCTACATCCCCGCGGGCACGAGCGGAGTGTGGGGGACCGCATCCACCACACTGGAGTACACAAGCGCGGACTTCGCCGTCTCACAGTTCGCCGCGCGCATCGGTGACAACGCCACGCACGAGCTTTTCCTGCGTAGAGCGCAGAACTGGCGGAGTCTGCTGAACTCCGGCATCAAGACCATCCAGCCCCGCAACGGTGACGGCACGTGGACTCCGTTCTCGCCGGCACAGGAGAACGAGTACGTCGAAGGCAACGGAGCGCAGTACTCATGGATGGTGCCGTACAACCACCGTGGGCTGTTCGACGCGATGGGCGGCAACGCTGCCGTGCTGTCGAGGTTGGACACGTTCTTCACCGAGCTCAACGCCGGTCCGAAGAAGCCCTACGCATACCTGGGCAACGAGCCGACCCTGAACACACCGTGGGCCTATGCGTACGCCGGAGCGCCTTATAAGACGCAGGACATCGTCCGCCGTGCGCTTACAAGCATCTTCAAGCCCGCACCGGACGGATACGTGGGAAACGACGACCTCGGGCAGATGGCGTCCTGGGGAGTGTGGGCCGCACTCGGTATGTATCCCGAGGCTCCTGGGCGCAGTGAGCTCGTGCTGGCCAGCCCGCTGTTCCCGGAGATCACGATCACCCGGGGCAACGGCGTCACCATCAAGATCACCGCGCCGCAGGCCAGTGACACCAACAAGTACGTGCAGAGCCTGCGCGTCAACGGGCAGACCTCGGCGAAGCCGTGGGTCGGCGAGGACATGGTCCGCAACGGCGGCACGCTCGACTACACCCTCGGTGCGAGCCCGAACACCACGTGGGGCTCGGCCGCGGCCGACGCTCCGCCGTCCTTCGACGTGGGTCCCGCGCAGCCGCGCACCGGCCCCGTCACCGGGCTCGCCGCGAAGTGCGTCGACGTCAACCAGGGCGCGACGGCAGACGGCACCAAGGTCCAGCTGTGGGACTGCAACGGCGGCACCGCGCAGCAGTGGACCTTCGCTTCCGACGGCACCGTCCGCGCGCTCGGCAAGTGCCTGGACGTCAGCAACAGCGGCACCGCGAACGGCACGAAGGTCCAGCTGTGGCAGTGCAACGGCACCTCCGCGCAACAGTGGTGGCCGAAGGCGGGCGGCGGGATGGTGAGCCCCATGTCCGGCCGCTGCCTCGACGTCCCCAACAGCACGACCACCAACGGCACGCAGCTGCAGATCTTCGACTGCAACGGCAGCGGCGCGCAGATCTGGCGCATCCCAGGGGATGCGTGA
- a CDS encoding PH domain-containing protein, with protein sequence MDDVVFQLPKVALLPIALLALCMTPVAFGAPGLVAIYLVPLALVWVVLRARTVVGSDGLVVRTASGSRRIEWGQVTSLHLGRPNKVSLVLNGGERLTLPAVRLGDLPALAKASGGAVPDPSATAEKAPDQGVTSTDTDE encoded by the coding sequence ATGGATGACGTGGTATTCCAACTTCCCAAGGTCGCGTTGCTGCCGATCGCCTTGCTCGCGCTGTGCATGACGCCGGTCGCCTTCGGCGCACCCGGTCTCGTGGCGATCTACCTCGTGCCGCTCGCGCTCGTCTGGGTGGTGCTGCGGGCGCGGACCGTGGTGGGCTCGGACGGGTTGGTCGTGCGTACCGCGTCCGGTTCGCGGCGCATAGAGTGGGGACAGGTGACGTCCCTGCATCTGGGGCGCCCCAACAAGGTCAGCCTCGTGCTCAACGGCGGCGAGCGACTGACCCTGCCCGCGGTGCGGCTCGGCGACCTGCCCGCACTCGCGAAGGCGAGCGGTGGCGCGGTGCCCGATCCCAGCGCGACCGCCGAGAAAGCTCCCGACCAGGGCGTAACCTCGACTGACACCGACGAGTAG
- a CDS encoding alpha/beta fold hydrolase: protein MEERWVSGTDGTKIRAWRAGRAGPPVLLCAGLGTPVEAWPSLTHPDATVRVYGWHHRGTFDSARPADEDRIQLDDHVGDALAVLDDAGIRRCVVVGWSLGVTVATELARRHPDRVAGLMLVGGAPGAFFDDVLGVLGLPKPLSRVLARGGTQALRWAGPLLDAVAHRLPAHLLPGNEALRVSAQRFLQHDWRWYWTLALALGDTGRQDLSALSCPVTVVAGRYDVLADPRGACSATGPLPQARLRVLPCGHFVPLEAPDVLAAELDLLVERAEAVRDALDYADPRPLTPDSPGPAYPGRS from the coding sequence ATGGAAGAGCGCTGGGTGTCGGGCACGGACGGCACGAAGATCAGGGCGTGGCGCGCGGGCCGCGCGGGCCCGCCAGTACTGCTGTGCGCGGGCCTCGGCACCCCGGTCGAGGCGTGGCCCTCGTTGACCCATCCTGACGCGACGGTGCGCGTGTACGGCTGGCACCACCGTGGCACCTTCGACTCCGCACGGCCCGCAGACGAGGACCGCATCCAACTGGACGACCACGTGGGCGACGCACTGGCCGTCCTCGACGACGCCGGAATCCGGCGCTGCGTCGTCGTGGGCTGGTCGCTCGGGGTCACGGTGGCGACCGAACTGGCGCGCCGCCACCCGGACCGAGTCGCCGGGCTGATGCTGGTCGGCGGCGCTCCCGGCGCGTTCTTCGACGACGTCCTCGGCGTTCTCGGCCTGCCGAAGCCGCTGAGCAGGGTGCTCGCGCGCGGTGGGACGCAAGCCCTCCGCTGGGCCGGTCCGCTGCTCGACGCCGTGGCACATCGACTGCCCGCGCACCTGTTGCCCGGCAACGAAGCCCTCCGCGTCTCGGCACAGCGGTTCCTCCAGCACGACTGGCGCTGGTACTGGACCCTCGCCCTCGCCCTCGGCGACACCGGCAGGCAGGACCTCAGCGCGCTGTCGTGCCCGGTCACCGTGGTCGCCGGGCGCTACGACGTGCTGGCGGACCCGCGCGGGGCGTGCTCGGCGACCGGTCCGTTGCCGCAGGCGCGGCTGCGGGTGCTGCCGTGCGGCCACTTCGTGCCACTCGAAGCGCCGGACGTGCTCGCCGCCGAGCTGGACCTGCTGGTGGAGCGCGCGGAGGCGGTGCGTGACGCACTCGACTACGCCGATCCCCGCCCACTCACCCCGGATTCACCAGGGCCCGCCTACCCTGGTCGATCGTGA
- a CDS encoding acetolactate synthase large subunit produces MTSATSRPAAVPKAPQNPQGARPRPAPPSGAPIRVTGAQSLVRSLEAAGCEVVFGIPGGAILPAYDPLLDSTKVRHILVRHEQGAGHAATGYAQATGKVGVCMATSGPGATNLVTPLADAYMDSVPVVAITGQVARSAIGTDAFQEADICGITMPVTKHNILVTDPLDIPRAIAEAFHIAATGRPGPVLVDLPKDVLQAATSFAWPPEMKLPGYRPTVRPHGKQVREAAKLIAAAQRPVLYVGGGVLKAQASAELRELAEFTGIPVVTTLMARGAFPDSHELHLGMPGMHGTVAAVAAMQRSDLLITLGARFDDRVTGQLDSFAPEAKIVHADIDPAEISKNRRADVPIVGDCKEVIGELIEAVRAEFETERADIGPWWKQLSSWRETFPLGYEEPTDGTLAPQYVIERIGALVGPDAIYAAGVGQHQMWAAQFIRYEKPRTWLNSGGLGTMGYAVPAAMGAKQGMPDTQVWAIDGDGCFQMTNQELATCAIENIPIKVAVINNGNLGMVRQWQNLFYDQRYSNTDLGTHKHRIPDFKLLAEALGCVGLRCESKEDVDAVVKQAMEINDRPVVIDFVVGKDAQVWPMVAAGTGNDHIMAARGIRPLFEEDE; encoded by the coding sequence ATGACCAGCGCCACATCGCGACCGGCCGCGGTGCCCAAGGCCCCGCAGAATCCCCAGGGTGCGCGCCCCCGCCCCGCGCCCCCGTCCGGGGCCCCGATCCGGGTGACCGGTGCGCAGTCCCTTGTCCGCTCCCTCGAAGCCGCCGGATGCGAGGTCGTCTTCGGTATCCCGGGTGGCGCCATCCTGCCCGCCTACGACCCGCTCCTGGACTCCACCAAGGTGCGGCACATCCTGGTCCGCCACGAGCAGGGCGCGGGTCACGCCGCCACCGGCTACGCGCAGGCGACCGGCAAAGTCGGCGTGTGCATGGCCACCTCCGGGCCGGGCGCGACCAACCTGGTCACCCCGCTGGCCGACGCCTACATGGACTCCGTCCCGGTGGTCGCGATCACCGGCCAGGTCGCCCGCTCGGCGATCGGCACCGACGCCTTCCAGGAAGCCGACATCTGCGGCATCACGATGCCGGTGACCAAGCACAACATCCTCGTCACCGACCCGCTGGACATCCCGAGGGCGATCGCCGAGGCCTTCCACATCGCGGCCACCGGCCGCCCCGGCCCGGTGCTGGTCGACCTGCCCAAGGACGTGCTCCAGGCGGCCACCTCCTTCGCGTGGCCGCCGGAGATGAAGCTGCCCGGCTACCGCCCCACCGTGCGCCCGCACGGCAAGCAGGTCCGCGAGGCGGCCAAGCTGATCGCGGCGGCGCAGCGCCCGGTGCTCTACGTCGGCGGCGGCGTGCTCAAGGCGCAGGCGTCCGCGGAGCTGCGGGAGCTGGCCGAGTTCACCGGTATCCCGGTGGTCACCACGCTGATGGCGCGCGGCGCGTTCCCCGACTCGCACGAGCTGCACCTGGGCATGCCCGGCATGCACGGCACGGTGGCCGCGGTCGCGGCGATGCAGCGCTCGGACCTGTTGATCACCCTGGGCGCGCGGTTCGACGACCGCGTCACCGGGCAGCTGGACTCCTTCGCGCCCGAGGCGAAGATCGTGCACGCCGACATCGACCCGGCGGAGATCTCCAAGAACCGCCGCGCGGACGTGCCGATCGTCGGTGACTGCAAGGAGGTCATCGGCGAGCTGATCGAGGCGGTGCGCGCCGAGTTCGAGACCGAGCGCGCCGACATCGGCCCGTGGTGGAAGCAGCTGAGCTCGTGGCGGGAGACCTTCCCGCTGGGCTACGAGGAGCCGACCGACGGCACCCTGGCCCCGCAGTACGTGATCGAGCGGATCGGCGCGCTGGTCGGCCCGGACGCGATCTACGCGGCGGGCGTCGGCCAGCACCAGATGTGGGCGGCGCAGTTCATCCGCTACGAGAAGCCCAGGACGTGGCTGAACTCCGGCGGGCTGGGCACCATGGGCTACGCGGTGCCCGCGGCCATGGGCGCCAAGCAGGGCATGCCGGACACCCAGGTGTGGGCGATCGACGGCGACGGCTGTTTCCAGATGACCAACCAGGAGCTGGCCACCTGCGCCATCGAGAACATCCCGATCAAGGTGGCCGTGATCAACAACGGCAACCTCGGCATGGTCCGGCAGTGGCAGAACCTGTTCTACGACCAGCGGTACTCCAACACCGACCTGGGAACGCACAAGCACCGCATCCCCGACTTCAAGCTGCTGGCCGAGGCGCTGGGCTGCGTCGGACTGCGCTGTGAGTCCAAAGAGGACGTCGACGCCGTCGTCAAGCAGGCCATGGAGATCAACGACCGCCCCGTCGTGATCGACTTCGTGGTGGGCAAGGATGCCCAGGTGTGGCCGATGGTGGCCGCGGGCACCGGCAACGACCACATCATGGCCGCGCGCGGCATCCGCCCGCTGTTCGAGGAAGATGAGTGA
- a CDS encoding PQQ-dependent sugar dehydrogenase, translating to MSRRFRGTALLAAISAFSLLAAGCATFPEQPNTKWTQRPHLEPQAGPNPQVPGGGGNPGQRPPRQTPSGPPKPPEGCKDYSSAVMATCLDPISAVAVLPDGKTAFVAERTTGRVLRTVEGTQDTTLVAQLQVDSTGEGGLTGLALSPSFREDNLIYAYITTATDNRVVRIAPKDSAKPVLTGIPRGSSNNAGALTRDRNGALLVATGNAGNAGAADDPNSLAGKLLRIDSTGKPAPGNPTAGSVVVASGLHSPGGICTSLSGQLTWVTDRRPDRDVAYKFSLGKPLGAPAWSWPDKPGVAGCAAYPDLLSVNLEKGEAMYDLTLGPTGAFTGQPVMREKGTYGRLRAGDLTPDGAALWVGTTNKGGGKPVSSDDRALIIIRQSGGNGVD from the coding sequence CTGAGCAGACGGTTCCGCGGCACGGCCCTGCTGGCCGCCATCTCCGCGTTCAGCCTGCTCGCGGCGGGCTGCGCGACCTTCCCGGAACAGCCGAACACGAAGTGGACGCAGCGCCCGCACCTCGAACCGCAGGCCGGGCCGAACCCGCAGGTGCCCGGCGGTGGCGGCAACCCCGGCCAGCGGCCGCCGCGCCAGACGCCGAGCGGACCGCCGAAGCCGCCCGAGGGCTGCAAGGACTACAGCTCCGCGGTGATGGCGACCTGCCTCGACCCGATCTCGGCGGTGGCGGTGCTGCCGGACGGCAAGACCGCGTTCGTCGCCGAGCGGACCACCGGCCGGGTGCTGCGCACGGTCGAGGGCACGCAGGACACCACGCTCGTCGCCCAGCTCCAGGTGGACTCCACCGGTGAGGGCGGGTTGACCGGGCTCGCGCTGTCCCCGTCCTTCCGCGAGGACAACCTGATCTACGCCTACATCACCACCGCGACCGACAACCGCGTGGTGCGCATCGCCCCCAAGGACTCGGCGAAGCCGGTGCTGACCGGGATCCCGCGCGGGTCGAGCAACAACGCGGGCGCGCTCACCCGCGACCGCAACGGCGCGCTGCTGGTGGCCACCGGCAACGCGGGCAACGCCGGGGCGGCCGACGACCCGAACTCGCTCGCGGGCAAGCTGCTGCGCATCGACTCCACGGGCAAGCCCGCTCCGGGCAACCCCACCGCGGGATCGGTCGTCGTCGCCTCCGGCCTGCACTCCCCCGGCGGGATCTGCACCTCGCTCAGCGGCCAGCTGACCTGGGTCACCGACCGGCGGCCGGACCGCGACGTCGCCTACAAGTTCTCCCTCGGCAAGCCGCTCGGCGCGCCCGCGTGGAGCTGGCCGGACAAGCCGGGCGTCGCGGGCTGCGCGGCCTACCCGGACCTGCTGTCGGTCAACCTGGAGAAGGGCGAGGCCATGTACGACCTCACCCTCGGCCCGACCGGCGCGTTCACCGGCCAGCCCGTCATGCGGGAGAAGGGCACCTACGGCAGGCTGCGCGCGGGCGACCTCACCCCGGACGGTGCAGCGCTGTGGGTGGGCACCACGAACAAGGGCGGCGGCAAGCCCGTCTCCAGCGACGACCGCGCGCTGATCATCATCCGGCAGTCCGGCGGCAACGGCGTCGACTAG
- a CDS encoding DoxX family protein translates to MSTQGESATSGEIRPFTWTAGADFGQLVLRFALGGTFIAHGAQKIFGAFGGPGINGFAQFLQSKGFTQTTLLAWLTGLTELVGGALVVIGLFTPLAAAGLLAIMINVVIMKWGGGFFLGQQGTGFEFDLALGAMAAGVVLTGPGRLGLDTGFFWSRRPLGMGVGCLAVAVAATLLMQLVFRT, encoded by the coding sequence GTGAGCACTCAGGGAGAGTCGGCTACCAGCGGCGAGATCCGTCCGTTCACCTGGACGGCGGGGGCGGACTTCGGGCAGCTGGTGCTGCGGTTCGCGCTGGGCGGCACGTTCATCGCGCACGGCGCGCAGAAGATCTTCGGCGCGTTCGGCGGACCGGGTATCAACGGGTTCGCGCAGTTCCTGCAGAGCAAGGGGTTCACCCAGACCACCCTGCTGGCGTGGCTCACCGGCCTGACCGAGCTGGTCGGCGGCGCGCTGGTGGTGATCGGCCTGTTCACCCCGCTGGCCGCCGCCGGGCTGCTGGCGATCATGATCAATGTGGTGATCATGAAGTGGGGCGGCGGTTTCTTCCTCGGCCAGCAGGGCACCGGCTTCGAGTTCGACCTCGCCCTCGGCGCGATGGCGGCGGGCGTGGTGCTGACCGGACCCGGCCGCCTCGGCCTGGACACCGGCTTCTTCTGGTCCCGCAGGCCGCTGGGCATGGGCGTGGGCTGCCTCGCCGTCGCCGTGGCCGCGACCCTGCTCATGCAGCTGGTCTTCCGCACCTGA
- the ilvD gene encoding dihydroxy-acid dehydratase, with the protein MPPLRSRITTHGRNAAGARSLWRATGMTDSDFGKPIVAIANSYTQFVPGHVHLKDMGELVAGAVREAGGVAREFHTIAVDDGIAMGHSGMLYSLPSREVIADAVEYMVQGHQADALVCISNCDKITPGMLMAAMRLNIPAVFVSGGPMEAGKAVVVEGVAQAPTDLITAIAASANANVDEAGLSEVERSACPTCGSCSGMFTANSMNCLTEALGLSLPGNGSTLATHAARRDLFLRAGTTVVELAKRWYEQDDDSALPRTIANKKAFENAMALDVAMGGSTNTVLHILAAAQEGQIDFTLADIDAISRRVPCLSKVSPNSDYHMEDVHRAGGIPAILGELDRAGLLHRDVHSVHSPTLEQWLSTWDIRGASPSPEAVELFHAAPGGVRTTQAFSTENRWSSLDTDAAGGCIRDFEHAYTKDGGLAVLYGNLAEDGAVIKTAGIDEELWRFQGPARVVESQEQAVSAILNKEVQAGEVIVVRYEGPSGGPGMQEMLHPTAFLKGSGLGKLCALITDGRFSGGSSGISVGHISPEAADGGLIGLVENGDQILLDVYERKLELLVDADVLAERRAKMEARERPWQPVDRQREVSTALKAYAKLATSASTGAVRDVNRV; encoded by the coding sequence GTGCCCCCGCTGCGTTCCCGGATCACCACCCACGGCCGCAATGCCGCAGGCGCCCGCTCGCTGTGGCGCGCCACCGGCATGACCGACTCGGACTTCGGCAAGCCCATCGTGGCGATCGCCAACTCCTACACCCAGTTCGTGCCGGGCCACGTGCACCTCAAGGACATGGGCGAGCTCGTGGCGGGCGCGGTGCGCGAGGCGGGCGGGGTCGCGCGCGAGTTCCACACCATCGCCGTGGACGACGGCATCGCCATGGGGCACAGCGGGATGCTCTACTCGCTGCCCTCGCGCGAGGTCATCGCCGACGCCGTGGAGTACATGGTGCAGGGCCACCAGGCCGACGCGCTGGTGTGCATCTCCAACTGCGACAAGATCACCCCGGGCATGCTGATGGCCGCGATGCGGCTGAACATCCCGGCCGTCTTCGTCTCCGGCGGACCGATGGAGGCGGGCAAGGCCGTCGTCGTCGAGGGCGTCGCACAGGCCCCGACCGACCTGATCACCGCGATCGCCGCGTCGGCCAACGCGAACGTCGACGAGGCCGGACTGTCCGAGGTGGAGCGTTCGGCCTGCCCGACCTGCGGCTCCTGCTCCGGCATGTTCACCGCGAACTCGATGAACTGCCTGACCGAGGCGCTCGGGCTCTCCCTGCCCGGCAACGGTTCCACCCTGGCGACACACGCCGCGCGGCGCGATCTGTTCCTGCGCGCGGGCACCACAGTGGTCGAGCTGGCCAAGCGCTGGTACGAGCAGGACGACGACAGCGCCCTGCCGCGCACCATCGCGAACAAGAAGGCGTTCGAGAACGCCATGGCGCTGGACGTGGCCATGGGCGGCTCCACCAACACCGTGCTGCACATCCTGGCCGCGGCGCAGGAGGGGCAGATCGACTTCACCCTCGCCGACATCGACGCGATCAGCCGCCGCGTGCCCTGCCTGTCCAAGGTCTCGCCGAACTCCGACTACCACATGGAGGACGTGCACCGGGCAGGCGGGATCCCGGCCATCCTCGGCGAGCTGGACCGGGCCGGGCTGCTGCACCGCGACGTGCACTCGGTGCACAGCCCCACCCTGGAGCAGTGGCTGTCCACTTGGGACATCCGCGGAGCTTCGCCGTCGCCGGAGGCGGTCGAGCTGTTCCACGCCGCGCCCGGCGGGGTCCGCACCACTCAGGCGTTCTCCACCGAGAACCGCTGGTCCTCCCTGGACACCGACGCGGCGGGCGGCTGCATCCGGGACTTCGAGCACGCCTACACCAAGGACGGCGGGCTCGCGGTGCTCTACGGCAACCTCGCCGAGGACGGCGCGGTGATCAAGACCGCGGGCATCGACGAGGAGCTGTGGCGCTTCCAGGGCCCGGCGCGGGTGGTGGAGAGCCAGGAGCAGGCCGTTTCGGCGATCCTGAACAAGGAGGTCCAGGCGGGCGAGGTGATCGTGGTCCGCTACGAGGGTCCCTCCGGCGGTCCTGGTATGCAGGAGATGCTGCACCCCACCGCGTTCCTCAAGGGCTCCGGGCTCGGCAAGCTCTGCGCGCTGATCACCGACGGCCGGTTCTCCGGTGGCTCCTCGGGCATCTCCGTCGGCCACATCTCCCCCGAGGCGGCCGACGGCGGGCTGATCGGTCTGGTGGAGAACGGCGACCAGATCCTGCTCGACGTGTACGAGCGGAAGCTGGAGCTGCTGGTCGACGCCGACGTGCTCGCCGAGCGCAGGGCGAAGATGGAGGCCCGCGAGCGCCCGTGGCAGCCGGTGGACCGCCAGCGCGAGGTCTCCACGGCCCTCAAGGCGTACGCGAAGCTGGCCACCTCCGCCTCCACCGGAGCGGTCCGCGACGTCAACCGCGTCTGA
- a CDS encoding type II toxin-antitoxin system PemK/MazF family toxin yields MKRVREVPTRARATDLVYAPDLDGQADPGEVVWAWVPFEEDPSKGKDRPLLVVGRDGSMLHAMMLSSQVPDYHEEQDWLELGIGAWDRSGRASYLRLDRLFELGEDDIRREGAVLEADRFTRVAIALRKRYGWR; encoded by the coding sequence GTGAAGCGCGTTCGCGAGGTGCCGACCCGGGCGCGCGCTACCGATCTCGTCTACGCCCCCGACCTGGACGGTCAGGCCGATCCGGGCGAGGTCGTGTGGGCCTGGGTGCCCTTCGAGGAGGACCCGTCCAAGGGCAAGGACCGCCCGCTGCTCGTCGTGGGCCGGGACGGCTCGATGCTGCACGCGATGATGCTGTCCAGCCAGGTGCCGGACTACCACGAGGAGCAGGACTGGCTGGAGCTCGGCATCGGCGCGTGGGACCGCTCCGGGCGGGCGTCCTACCTGCGGCTGGACCGGCTGTTCGAGCTCGGTGAGGACGACATCCGCCGCGAGGGCGCGGTGCTGGAGGCCGACCGCTTCACCCGCGTGGCGATCGCGCTGCGCAAGCGCTACGGCTGGCGCTGA